A region of Peromyscus maniculatus bairdii isolate BWxNUB_F1_BW_parent chromosome 7, HU_Pman_BW_mat_3.1, whole genome shotgun sequence DNA encodes the following proteins:
- the Uaca gene encoding uveal autoantigen with coiled-coil domains and ankyrin repeats isoform X4, producing MMNCWLSCTPKHTHSAEWNKYDDRLMKAAERGDVEKVASILAKKGVHPGKLDVEGRSAFHVVASKGNLECLNAILTHGIDVATSDGAGRNALHLAAKYGHALCLQKLLQYNCPTEHVDLQGRTALHDAAMADCPSSIQLLCDHGASVNAKDIDGRTPLVLATQMCRPTICQLLIDRGADINSRDKQNRTALMLGCEYGCRDAVEVLVKNGADVTLLDALGHDSSYYARIGDNLDILNLLKTASENTNKGRELWRKGPSLQQRNLSHTQDEGNLKSNQREHPSFQDLEIENEDLRERLRKIQQEQRILLDKVNGLQLQLNEREKLKSLLAAKEKQHEESLRTIEALKNRCKYFESEHSVPGSYSSNRKEDMPHKQGQMYPSDAQCTSPGVPAHLQSRSMLRPLELSLPSQTSYSENEILKKELEAMRTFCESAKQDRLKLQNDLAHKVAECKALTLECERVKEDSDEQVKQLEDALKDVQKRMYESEGKVKQMQAHFLALKEHLTSEAAMGSHRVTEELKEQLKDAQAMYESALVEVGKLRSQVKQSEMLVEELRRDGGRLAEENKRLQKDCSTCELEREKKGRRVLELEGQLKELAAKLALSIPKERFESMKSSLSGDVNEKVKRLAEVGRDYENSLGEIRQLKRELESARAKLAQHVRPEEHEQLKSRLEQKSGELGKKVTELTLKNQTLQKEVERVQEDNRRLSQQVHSLTVEMETCFVPLKVSEEMKKSHDVSLGDLNKKLSDVTQRYTEKKLEAERLLVERDRLTKNVSRLEAAFVAPEKHEKELMGLKSNIAELKKQLSELNKKCAEDQEKTRVLLSENTSLKKTLSSQYVPAKTHEEVKASLSSSLEKTNRALLDAKKRCDDTSQEFSKLRDENEVLRRNLENVRNQMKADYVSLEEHSRKMSTVSQSLKEAQDANTAILADYRRGQEEILTLHAEIKAQKKELDTIQECIKLKYAPLSRLEECERKFKAAEKGLREQLSEQAHKCHVRDEEVKKGKQESERLRQDLAALQKELKGKNALVEEARETERVLSGKNEELNKQLKDLSQKYADVKSEKEKLAEEKAQQASEVLAAQNLLQKQPVPLEQVEALKTSLNSTIEHLREELRGKQRCLEKEQQTVGKLQQLLENQKNSSVPLADHLQVKEAFEKEVGLMKASLREKEEESQNKTKEVSKLQTEVQNTKQALKNLETREVVDMSKYKATKNDLETQISNLNDKLASLNRKYDQVCEEKFSAKDSKELLHLSIEQEIKDQKERCDKSLTTIMELQQRIQESAQQIEAKDNKITELLNDVERLKQALNGLSQLTYTSGSPSKRQSQLVDTLQHRVRDLQQQLADADRQHQEVIAIYRTHLLSAAQGHMDEDVQAALLQIIQMRQGLVC from the exons CTTCCATGTCGTGGCATCCAAAGGGAACCTGGAGTGTCTGAACGCCATCCTTACACATGGAATTGACGTTGCAACCAGTGATGGTGCAG GGAGGAATGCTCTTCACCTGGCGGCTAAGTACGGACATGCGCTGTGCCTGCAGAAACTTCTACAG TACAACTGTCCTACTGAGCATGTGGACCTGCAGGGAAGAACTGCCCTTCACGATGCCG CGATGGCAGACTGTCCTTCTAGCATCCAGCTGCTTTGCGACCATGGAGCCTCCGTGAATGCCAAAGATATA GATGGGCGGACACCTCTTGTCCTGGCGACTCAGATGTGTAGGCCGACGATTTGTCAGTTGCTGATAGACAGAGGGGCAGATATCAATTCCAGAGACAAGCAAAACAG GACGGCTCTCATGCTGGGTTGTGAATATGGTTGCAGAGATGCTGTAGAAGTCCTGGTTAAAAATGGTGCTGATGTGACATTGCTGGATGCCCTTGGCCATGACAGTTCTTACTATGCGAGAATTGGTGACAATCTGGACATTCTGAACCTGCTGAAGACAGCGTCAGAAAACACCAACAAAG GGAGAGAACTTTGGAGGAAAGGACCATCTTTGCAACAG CGGAATTTGTCACACACTCAAGATGAAGGAAACCTGAAGTCAAATCAGAGGGAGCATCCCAGCTTTCAG gaCCTAGAGATTGAAAATGAAGATTTGAGAGAGAGGTTGAGGAAAATTCAGCAAGAGCAAAGAATACTCCTGGATAAAGTCAATGGCTTACAGTTACAGCTGAATGAG AGAGAAAAACTGAAGTCCCTTTTGGCAGCTAAAGAAAAGCAACATGAAGAAAGCTTAAGAACCATCGAGGCTCTGAAGAACAGGTGTAAATACTTTGAG AGTGAGCACTCAGTACCCGGAAGTTACTCCAGTAACC GAAAAGAAGACATGCCTCATAAACAAGGTCAGATGTACCCCTCCGACGCTCAG TGTACATCCCCAGGTGTACCCGCCCATCTGCAGAGCAGGTCCATGTTAAGACCTCTGGAGCTCTCCTTACCCAGTCAGACCTCCTACTctgaaaatgagattttaaagAAAGAGTTAGAAGCCATGCGAACTTTCTGCGAGTCGGCGAAGCAGGACCGACTGAAGCTCCAAAACGACCTGGCCCACAAGGTGGCCGAGTGCAAGGCCTTAACTCTGGAGTGTGAGAGGGTCAAGGAGGACTCGGACGAGCAGGTAAAGCAGCTGGAAGACGCCCTCAAGGACGTGCAGAAGAGGATGTACGAGTCCGAAGGGAAGGTCAAGCAAATGCAGGCGCACTTCCTGGCCCTGAAGGAGCACCTGACCAGCGAAGCCGCCATGGGGAGCCACCGCGTCACCGAGGAGCTGAAGGAGCAGCTGAAGGATGCACAAGCCATGTACGAAAGCGCTTTGGTGGAGGTGGGGAAGCTGAGGAGCCAAGTCAAACAGAGCGAGATGCTGGtggaggagctgaggagagaCGGAGGCAGGCTGGCGGAGGAGAACAAGAGGCTACAGAAGGACTGCAGCACGTGCGAGCTGGAGcgggagaagaaggggaggagggtgcTGGAGTTGGAGGGCCAGCTGAAGGAGCTGGCGGCGAAGCTGGCCCTCTCCATCCCCAAGGAGAGATTTGAAAGCATGAAGAGCTCGTTGTCCGGCGACGTCAACGAGAAAGTGAAAAGGCTGGCCGAGGTGGGGCGCGACTACGAAAACTCTCTGGGGGAAATCCGACAGctgaagagggagctggagagcgCCAGGGCCAAGCTCGCCCAGCACGTCAGGCCCGAGGAACACGAGCAGCTCAAGAGCAGGTTGGAGCAGAAGTCGGGAGAGCTGGGGAAGAAGGTCACAGAGCTGACCCTCAAAAACCAGACGCTACAGAAAGAAGTGGAGAGAGTCCAGGAGGACAACAGGCGTCTCAGCCAGCAGGTGCACAGCCTCACGGTGGAGATGGAAACGTGCTTCGTGCCTCTGAAGGTCAGCGAGGAGATGAAGAAGTCCCATGACGTCAGCCTGGGGGATCTGAATAAGAAGCTTTCCGACGTAACACAGAGGTACACGGAGAAGAAGCTGGAAGCGGAGAGACTGCTGGTGGAGAGGGATCGGCTGACTAAGAATGTCAGCCGCCTGGAAGCTGCGTTTGTAGCTCCTGAAAAACATGAAAAGGAGCTGATGGGTCTGAAATCCAATATTGCGGAACTCAAAAAGCAGCTGTCTGAACTTAATAAAAAATGTGCTGAGGACCAGGAGAAAACGCGTGTACTCCTGTCTGAAAACACTAGTTTGAAAAAGACTCTGAGTAGCCAGTATGTGCCCGCCAAAACCCACGAGGAGGTCAAGGCCTCTCTGAGCAGCTCGTTGGAGAAAACCAACAGAGCCTTGCTTGATGCGAAGAAAAGGTGTGACGACACCAGCCAGGAATTTTCAAAACTACGAGATGAGAATGAAGTATTGAGAAGGAACCTGGAGAACGTTCGGAACCAAATGAAGGCAGACTACGTGAGCCTGGAGGAGCACTCAAGAAAGATGAGCACCGTGAGCCAGAGCCTGAAGGAGGCGCAGGACGCCAACACTGCCATCCTGGCCGACTACCGCCGCGGCCAGGAAGAGATCCTTACACTGCATGCTGAAATCAAGGCCCAGAAGAAGGAGCTCGACACCATCCAGGAATGCATCAAGCTGAAATACGCTCCCCTCAGCCGCTTGGAAGAGTGTGAACGCAAGTTCAAGGCCGCGGAGAAAGGACTGAGGGAGCAGTTGTCAGAGCAGGCGCACAAGTGTCATGTCAGGGATGAAGAGGTCAAGAAGGGCAAGCAAGAGAGCGAGCGGCTGAGGCAGGACCTTGCTGCCCTTCAGAAAGAGCTGAAGGGTAAGAATGCTCTGGTGGAGGAGGCCAGGGAGACGGAAAGGGTGCTCAGCGGGAAAAATGAAGAGCTCAACAAACAGCTGAAGGACCTGTCCCAAAAGTACGCGGACGTGAAGAGCGAGAAGGAGAAGCTGGCAGAAGAGAAGGCCCAGCAAGCCTCCGAGGTGCTCGCAGCCCAGAACCTCCTGCAAAAACAGCCCGTCCCGTTGGAGCAGGTGGAGGCTCTAAAAACATCTCTCAACAGCACAATCGAGCACTTGAGGGAAGAACTGAGGGGTAAACAGAGGTGTCTGGAGAAAGAGCAGCAGACAGTGGGCAAGCTCCAGCAGCTGCTGGAGAATCAGAAGAACTCCTCCGTGCCCCTGGCAGATCACCTGCAGGTGAAGGAAGCCTTCGAGAAAGAGGTCGGACTcatgaaggccagcctgagagagaaggaagaggaaagccaGAACAAAACCAAGGAAGTCTCCAAGCTCCAGACAGAGGTTCAGAATACCAAGCAGGCCCTGAAGAATTTAGAGACCAGAGAGGTTGTCGATATGTCGAAGTATAAAGCCACAAAGAACGATTTGGAGACCCAGATTTCCAACTTAAATGACAAACTGGCCAGCCTGAACAGGAAGTACGACCAAGTGTGTGAGGAGAAGTTCTCTGCCAAAGACTCGAAGGAATTGCTTCATCTCAGCATTGAGCAGGAGATCAAGGACCAGAAGGAGCGGTGTGACAAGTCCCTGACGACAATCATGGAGCTCCAGCAGAGGATCCAGGAGTCTGCCCAGCAGATCGAAGCGAAGGATAATAAG ATAACTGAACTTCTGAATGACGTGGAAAGACTAAAGCAGGCACTCAACGGCCTTTCCCAGCTCACCTACACCAGTGGCAGCCCCAGCAAGCGGCAGAGCCAGCTGGTGGACACCCTGCAACACCGAGTGAGGGatctgcagcagcagctggct GATGCTGACAGACAGCACCAGGAAGTCATTGCTATCTATCGGACGCACCTTCTCAGCGCTGCACAG
- the Uaca gene encoding uveal autoantigen with coiled-coil domains and ankyrin repeats isoform X3, producing MMNCWLSCTPKHTHSAEWNKYDDRLMKAAERGDVEKVASILAKKGVHPGKLDVEGRSAFHVVASKGNLECLNAILTHGIDVATSDGAGRNALHLAAKYGHALCLQKLLQYNCPTEHVDLQGRTALHDAAMADCPSSIQLLCDHGASVNAKDIDGRTPLVLATQMCRPTICQLLIDRGADINSRDKQNRTALMLGCEYGCRDAVEVLVKNGADVTLLDALGHDSSYYARIGDNLDILNLLKTASENTNKGRELWRKGPSLQQRNLSHTQDEGNLKSNQREHPSFQDLEIENEDLRERLRKIQQEQRILLDKVNGLQLQLNEEVMVADDLESEREKLKSLLAAKEKQHEESLRTIEALKNRCKYFESEHSVPGSYSSNRKEDMPHKQGQMYPSDAQCTSPGVPAHLQSRSMLRPLELSLPSQTSYSENEILKKELEAMRTFCESAKQDRLKLQNDLAHKVAECKALTLECERVKEDSDEQVKQLEDALKDVQKRMYESEGKVKQMQAHFLALKEHLTSEAAMGSHRVTEELKEQLKDAQAMYESALVEVGKLRSQVKQSEMLVEELRRDGGRLAEENKRLQKDCSTCELEREKKGRRVLELEGQLKELAAKLALSIPKERFESMKSSLSGDVNEKVKRLAEVGRDYENSLGEIRQLKRELESARAKLAQHVRPEEHEQLKSRLEQKSGELGKKVTELTLKNQTLQKEVERVQEDNRRLSQQVHSLTVEMETCFVPLKVSEEMKKSHDVSLGDLNKKLSDVTQRYTEKKLEAERLLVERDRLTKNVSRLEAAFVAPEKHEKELMGLKSNIAELKKQLSELNKKCAEDQEKTRVLLSENTSLKKTLSSQYVPAKTHEEVKASLSSSLEKTNRALLDAKKRCDDTSQEFSKLRDENEVLRRNLENVRNQMKADYVSLEEHSRKMSTVSQSLKEAQDANTAILADYRRGQEEILTLHAEIKAQKKELDTIQECIKLKYAPLSRLEECERKFKAAEKGLREQLSEQAHKCHVRDEEVKKGKQESERLRQDLAALQKELKGKNALVEEARETERVLSGKNEELNKQLKDLSQKYADVKSEKEKLAEEKAQQASEVLAAQNLLQKQPVPLEQVEALKTSLNSTIEHLREELRGKQRCLEKEQQTVGKLQQLLENQKNSSVPLADHLQVKEAFEKEVGLMKASLREKEEESQNKTKEVSKLQTEVQNTKQALKNLETREVVDMSKYKATKNDLETQISNLNDKLASLNRKYDQVCEEKFSAKDSKELLHLSIEQEIKDQKERCDKSLTTIMELQQRIQESAQQIEAKDNKITELLNDVERLKQALNGLSQLTYTSGSPSKRQSQLVDTLQHRVRDLQQQLADADRQHQEVIAIYRTHLLSAAQGHMDEDVQAALLQIIQMRQGLVC from the exons CTTCCATGTCGTGGCATCCAAAGGGAACCTGGAGTGTCTGAACGCCATCCTTACACATGGAATTGACGTTGCAACCAGTGATGGTGCAG GGAGGAATGCTCTTCACCTGGCGGCTAAGTACGGACATGCGCTGTGCCTGCAGAAACTTCTACAG TACAACTGTCCTACTGAGCATGTGGACCTGCAGGGAAGAACTGCCCTTCACGATGCCG CGATGGCAGACTGTCCTTCTAGCATCCAGCTGCTTTGCGACCATGGAGCCTCCGTGAATGCCAAAGATATA GATGGGCGGACACCTCTTGTCCTGGCGACTCAGATGTGTAGGCCGACGATTTGTCAGTTGCTGATAGACAGAGGGGCAGATATCAATTCCAGAGACAAGCAAAACAG GACGGCTCTCATGCTGGGTTGTGAATATGGTTGCAGAGATGCTGTAGAAGTCCTGGTTAAAAATGGTGCTGATGTGACATTGCTGGATGCCCTTGGCCATGACAGTTCTTACTATGCGAGAATTGGTGACAATCTGGACATTCTGAACCTGCTGAAGACAGCGTCAGAAAACACCAACAAAG GGAGAGAACTTTGGAGGAAAGGACCATCTTTGCAACAG CGGAATTTGTCACACACTCAAGATGAAGGAAACCTGAAGTCAAATCAGAGGGAGCATCCCAGCTTTCAG gaCCTAGAGATTGAAAATGAAGATTTGAGAGAGAGGTTGAGGAAAATTCAGCAAGAGCAAAGAATACTCCTGGATAAAGTCAATGGCTTACAGTTACAGCTGAATGAG GAAGTAATGGTTGCTGATGATCTGGAAAGTGAG AGAGAAAAACTGAAGTCCCTTTTGGCAGCTAAAGAAAAGCAACATGAAGAAAGCTTAAGAACCATCGAGGCTCTGAAGAACAGGTGTAAATACTTTGAG AGTGAGCACTCAGTACCCGGAAGTTACTCCAGTAACC GAAAAGAAGACATGCCTCATAAACAAGGTCAGATGTACCCCTCCGACGCTCAG TGTACATCCCCAGGTGTACCCGCCCATCTGCAGAGCAGGTCCATGTTAAGACCTCTGGAGCTCTCCTTACCCAGTCAGACCTCCTACTctgaaaatgagattttaaagAAAGAGTTAGAAGCCATGCGAACTTTCTGCGAGTCGGCGAAGCAGGACCGACTGAAGCTCCAAAACGACCTGGCCCACAAGGTGGCCGAGTGCAAGGCCTTAACTCTGGAGTGTGAGAGGGTCAAGGAGGACTCGGACGAGCAGGTAAAGCAGCTGGAAGACGCCCTCAAGGACGTGCAGAAGAGGATGTACGAGTCCGAAGGGAAGGTCAAGCAAATGCAGGCGCACTTCCTGGCCCTGAAGGAGCACCTGACCAGCGAAGCCGCCATGGGGAGCCACCGCGTCACCGAGGAGCTGAAGGAGCAGCTGAAGGATGCACAAGCCATGTACGAAAGCGCTTTGGTGGAGGTGGGGAAGCTGAGGAGCCAAGTCAAACAGAGCGAGATGCTGGtggaggagctgaggagagaCGGAGGCAGGCTGGCGGAGGAGAACAAGAGGCTACAGAAGGACTGCAGCACGTGCGAGCTGGAGcgggagaagaaggggaggagggtgcTGGAGTTGGAGGGCCAGCTGAAGGAGCTGGCGGCGAAGCTGGCCCTCTCCATCCCCAAGGAGAGATTTGAAAGCATGAAGAGCTCGTTGTCCGGCGACGTCAACGAGAAAGTGAAAAGGCTGGCCGAGGTGGGGCGCGACTACGAAAACTCTCTGGGGGAAATCCGACAGctgaagagggagctggagagcgCCAGGGCCAAGCTCGCCCAGCACGTCAGGCCCGAGGAACACGAGCAGCTCAAGAGCAGGTTGGAGCAGAAGTCGGGAGAGCTGGGGAAGAAGGTCACAGAGCTGACCCTCAAAAACCAGACGCTACAGAAAGAAGTGGAGAGAGTCCAGGAGGACAACAGGCGTCTCAGCCAGCAGGTGCACAGCCTCACGGTGGAGATGGAAACGTGCTTCGTGCCTCTGAAGGTCAGCGAGGAGATGAAGAAGTCCCATGACGTCAGCCTGGGGGATCTGAATAAGAAGCTTTCCGACGTAACACAGAGGTACACGGAGAAGAAGCTGGAAGCGGAGAGACTGCTGGTGGAGAGGGATCGGCTGACTAAGAATGTCAGCCGCCTGGAAGCTGCGTTTGTAGCTCCTGAAAAACATGAAAAGGAGCTGATGGGTCTGAAATCCAATATTGCGGAACTCAAAAAGCAGCTGTCTGAACTTAATAAAAAATGTGCTGAGGACCAGGAGAAAACGCGTGTACTCCTGTCTGAAAACACTAGTTTGAAAAAGACTCTGAGTAGCCAGTATGTGCCCGCCAAAACCCACGAGGAGGTCAAGGCCTCTCTGAGCAGCTCGTTGGAGAAAACCAACAGAGCCTTGCTTGATGCGAAGAAAAGGTGTGACGACACCAGCCAGGAATTTTCAAAACTACGAGATGAGAATGAAGTATTGAGAAGGAACCTGGAGAACGTTCGGAACCAAATGAAGGCAGACTACGTGAGCCTGGAGGAGCACTCAAGAAAGATGAGCACCGTGAGCCAGAGCCTGAAGGAGGCGCAGGACGCCAACACTGCCATCCTGGCCGACTACCGCCGCGGCCAGGAAGAGATCCTTACACTGCATGCTGAAATCAAGGCCCAGAAGAAGGAGCTCGACACCATCCAGGAATGCATCAAGCTGAAATACGCTCCCCTCAGCCGCTTGGAAGAGTGTGAACGCAAGTTCAAGGCCGCGGAGAAAGGACTGAGGGAGCAGTTGTCAGAGCAGGCGCACAAGTGTCATGTCAGGGATGAAGAGGTCAAGAAGGGCAAGCAAGAGAGCGAGCGGCTGAGGCAGGACCTTGCTGCCCTTCAGAAAGAGCTGAAGGGTAAGAATGCTCTGGTGGAGGAGGCCAGGGAGACGGAAAGGGTGCTCAGCGGGAAAAATGAAGAGCTCAACAAACAGCTGAAGGACCTGTCCCAAAAGTACGCGGACGTGAAGAGCGAGAAGGAGAAGCTGGCAGAAGAGAAGGCCCAGCAAGCCTCCGAGGTGCTCGCAGCCCAGAACCTCCTGCAAAAACAGCCCGTCCCGTTGGAGCAGGTGGAGGCTCTAAAAACATCTCTCAACAGCACAATCGAGCACTTGAGGGAAGAACTGAGGGGTAAACAGAGGTGTCTGGAGAAAGAGCAGCAGACAGTGGGCAAGCTCCAGCAGCTGCTGGAGAATCAGAAGAACTCCTCCGTGCCCCTGGCAGATCACCTGCAGGTGAAGGAAGCCTTCGAGAAAGAGGTCGGACTcatgaaggccagcctgagagagaaggaagaggaaagccaGAACAAAACCAAGGAAGTCTCCAAGCTCCAGACAGAGGTTCAGAATACCAAGCAGGCCCTGAAGAATTTAGAGACCAGAGAGGTTGTCGATATGTCGAAGTATAAAGCCACAAAGAACGATTTGGAGACCCAGATTTCCAACTTAAATGACAAACTGGCCAGCCTGAACAGGAAGTACGACCAAGTGTGTGAGGAGAAGTTCTCTGCCAAAGACTCGAAGGAATTGCTTCATCTCAGCATTGAGCAGGAGATCAAGGACCAGAAGGAGCGGTGTGACAAGTCCCTGACGACAATCATGGAGCTCCAGCAGAGGATCCAGGAGTCTGCCCAGCAGATCGAAGCGAAGGATAATAAG ATAACTGAACTTCTGAATGACGTGGAAAGACTAAAGCAGGCACTCAACGGCCTTTCCCAGCTCACCTACACCAGTGGCAGCCCCAGCAAGCGGCAGAGCCAGCTGGTGGACACCCTGCAACACCGAGTGAGGGatctgcagcagcagctggct GATGCTGACAGACAGCACCAGGAAGTCATTGCTATCTATCGGACGCACCTTCTCAGCGCTGCACAG